From Micromonospora echinospora, one genomic window encodes:
- a CDS encoding DUF6403 family protein, producing the protein MWLIWLTGGVLLVAAGAAATLVPRWHARERDRRVAWSAARAAIDSATVSRDAAPCRVAEAEQLMGRAELIAAGHGGADAARLATRYAEQADRLWRAGHDG; encoded by the coding sequence ATGTGGCTGATCTGGCTGACCGGTGGCGTGCTGCTGGTCGCGGCGGGTGCCGCGGCCACGCTGGTGCCCCGCTGGCACGCACGGGAACGGGACCGACGGGTCGCCTGGTCGGCGGCGCGGGCGGCGATCGACAGCGCGACGGTCAGCCGGGACGCGGCGCCGTGCCGGGTGGCCGAGGCCGAGCAGCTGATGGGCCGGGCCGAGCTGATCGCCGCCGGGCACGGCGGGGCGGACGCGGCCCGACTGGCGACCCGGTACGCCGAACAGGCCGACCGGTTGTGGCGGGCGGGTCACGATGGCTGA
- a CDS encoding carbonic anhydrase: MNRNFVSRRSLLATGGATAVALGLAASQPATAAPHQPPVVTPAEAWRRLRHGNHRFTTGHSRHPHQSLADLRRLASGQHPFAITLGCADSRVAPEVLFDQGLGDLFDNRVAGNIVDDLLLGSIEFAVEEFHSPLIVVLGHERCGAITATINAIRTGGSAPGHIGTIVEALRPIVEPVLGQPGDEVDNAVRANVRAQVQALTATSPIIAERVHAGALKVVGARYDLDNGQVTLVD; the protein is encoded by the coding sequence GTGAACCGTAATTTCGTGTCCCGTCGGTCGCTGCTGGCCACCGGCGGGGCAACCGCCGTCGCGCTCGGCCTCGCCGCCTCCCAGCCGGCGACGGCCGCCCCGCACCAGCCGCCCGTCGTCACCCCGGCCGAGGCGTGGCGCCGGCTGCGCCACGGCAACCACCGGTTCACCACCGGGCACAGCCGACACCCGCACCAGAGCCTGGCCGACCTGCGTCGACTGGCCTCCGGTCAGCACCCGTTTGCCATCACCCTCGGCTGCGCCGACTCCCGGGTCGCCCCCGAGGTGCTGTTCGACCAGGGGCTGGGCGACCTGTTCGACAACCGGGTGGCCGGCAACATCGTGGACGACCTGCTGCTGGGCAGCATCGAGTTCGCCGTGGAGGAGTTCCACAGCCCGTTGATCGTCGTGCTCGGCCACGAGCGGTGCGGGGCGATCACCGCCACCATCAACGCGATCCGCACCGGCGGCTCCGCCCCCGGTCACATCGGCACCATCGTCGAGGCCCTGCGTCCGATCGTGGAGCCGGTGCTCGGGCAGCCCGGGGACGAGGTCGACAACGCCGTCCGCGCCAACGTCCGCGCCCAGGTCCAGGCGCTGACCGCGACCAGTCCGATCATCGCCGAGCGGGTCCACGCGGGCGCGCTGAAGGTGGTCGGCGCCCGGTACGACCTGGACAACGGTCAGGTCACGCTGGTCGACTGA
- a CDS encoding NAD(P)H-binding protein: MSPELLAVTAATGALGRLAVAQLLRRVPPERVVVVVRNPDRAADLGVEVRHGDYDDPESLVRAFTGVAQLLFVSSPELAPPRRVAQHRAVVDAAVRARVDGVVYTSFLPIEGLFEAHRSTEEALTASGLPCTLLRNPFYTEAFVDAAAGAEELVHATGGRGLNTATRADLAEAAAVALVDPGHRGRTYELTGPLWTYPQLARSLGVPARDGEVVGPMGWLHGLARAGMLEARTGDLRALLGREPVGIEAVVSTPTGRGTDRGQSTSVT; this comes from the coding sequence ATGTCACCGGAACTGCTGGCCGTCACCGCCGCGACCGGCGCCCTCGGCCGTCTCGCCGTCGCGCAGCTTCTCCGCCGCGTACCCCCCGAGCGGGTCGTCGTGGTGGTCCGGAACCCCGACCGGGCCGCAGATCTCGGCGTCGAGGTCCGGCACGGTGACTACGACGACCCGGAGAGCCTGGTCAGGGCGTTCACCGGTGTGGCCCAGCTGCTCTTCGTCTCGTCACCGGAACTGGCGCCACCCCGCCGGGTCGCCCAGCACCGGGCCGTGGTCGACGCTGCGGTGCGGGCCCGGGTGGACGGCGTCGTCTACACCAGCTTCCTGCCCATCGAGGGACTGTTCGAGGCGCACCGGAGCACCGAGGAGGCGCTGACGGCCTCGGGGCTGCCCTGCACCCTGCTACGGAACCCGTTCTACACCGAGGCGTTCGTCGACGCCGCGGCCGGCGCGGAGGAACTGGTGCACGCCACCGGCGGGCGGGGCCTGAACACGGCGACCCGCGCCGACCTGGCCGAGGCGGCCGCCGTCGCGTTGGTCGACCCCGGCCACCGGGGACGCACCTACGAGCTGACCGGGCCGCTGTGGACGTATCCGCAGCTGGCCCGGTCGCTCGGTGTCCCGGCGCGGGACGGTGAGGTCGTGGGGCCGATGGGGTGGCTCCACGGACTGGCCCGTGCCGGGATGCTGGAAGCCCGGACCGGGGACCTGCGCGCCCTGCTGGGGCGCGAGCCGGTCGGCATCGAGGCAGTCGTCTCGACGCCGACCGGTCGGGGGACCGACCGAGGTCAGTCGACCAGCGTGACCTGA
- a CDS encoding RICIN domain-containing protein — protein sequence MAPTTTPRHTRRWRLTLAATAVLALVGVDAAVTAPAASAATVDTGATYVFVNRHSGKAMDLYGWSTADGAPVNQYARNDLAVQQWRFVDVGSGYYQIRSAHSGKVLELPNAENGVQLVQNTAASGNNRQHFRLADSDSGYVRFVNRHSNKALDVWEWSTADGGMISQFDDLGGWNQQWQLVTLGSGSGCGSGSFQAEAVLSGGTWTARNGSSTVYTGSDMRAAVQAAVNSLSAGRTSKQRVVVRGSGSISAGSRISLPSYTAIDVCGTINVTGSGSGDQAPIYSRGTTQVEVQHLAVTGAPLYGIFMRNVTDVVLGQIDMRLSGGLGVRIDNRGDTSQWSRNIRIDNVFVSGASSHAVETYGVDGLTVGTVTARNVGESGLLLNQTINATITTVDAENAGAGTGYAAFRMANRNGRVGSSYPTNIRVGTVRARGGGRGVFCVSESGGATIDRVDIANTGNNAILIENCYGVNVAANGGTISGGGEIRLAERSEFPGNRDITLRNFTLVNSRITENPCADNLTISNVTLSNSTINRC from the coding sequence ATGGCACCCACCACCACACCCCGGCACACACGACGCTGGCGGCTCACCCTCGCGGCCACCGCCGTGCTGGCCCTCGTCGGCGTCGACGCGGCGGTCACCGCCCCCGCGGCGTCGGCGGCGACCGTCGACACCGGCGCCACGTACGTCTTCGTCAACCGGCACAGCGGCAAGGCCATGGACCTCTACGGGTGGTCGACCGCCGACGGCGCGCCGGTCAACCAGTACGCCCGCAACGACCTCGCCGTCCAGCAGTGGCGCTTCGTCGACGTCGGCAGCGGCTACTACCAGATCCGGTCCGCGCACAGCGGCAAGGTGCTGGAACTGCCCAACGCCGAGAACGGCGTCCAGTTGGTGCAGAACACGGCGGCCAGCGGCAACAACCGGCAGCACTTCCGCCTCGCCGACTCCGACAGCGGCTACGTGCGGTTCGTCAACCGGCACTCCAACAAGGCCCTGGACGTCTGGGAGTGGTCCACCGCCGACGGGGGGATGATCTCCCAGTTCGACGACCTGGGCGGGTGGAACCAGCAGTGGCAACTGGTCACGCTGGGATCCGGCAGCGGATGCGGCAGCGGCTCGTTCCAGGCCGAGGCGGTGCTCAGCGGCGGCACCTGGACCGCCCGCAACGGCAGCAGCACCGTCTACACCGGCAGCGACATGCGCGCCGCCGTCCAGGCCGCGGTCAACAGCCTCAGCGCCGGCCGCACCAGCAAGCAGCGGGTGGTCGTGCGGGGCTCGGGATCGATCAGCGCCGGCTCGCGGATCTCCCTGCCCAGCTACACCGCGATCGACGTCTGCGGCACCATCAACGTCACCGGCTCGGGCTCCGGCGACCAGGCGCCGATCTACTCGCGCGGCACCACCCAGGTCGAGGTGCAGCACCTCGCCGTCACCGGGGCCCCGCTCTACGGGATCTTCATGCGCAACGTCACCGACGTGGTCCTCGGCCAGATCGACATGCGGCTCTCCGGCGGGCTCGGTGTCCGGATCGACAACCGGGGCGACACCAGTCAGTGGAGCCGGAACATCCGCATCGACAACGTTTTCGTCTCCGGCGCCAGCTCCCACGCGGTCGAGACGTACGGCGTGGACGGCCTGACGGTGGGCACCGTCACCGCCCGCAACGTCGGCGAGTCCGGTCTGCTGCTCAACCAGACCATCAACGCCACGATCACCACCGTGGACGCGGAGAACGCCGGCGCCGGCACCGGGTACGCCGCCTTCCGGATGGCGAACCGCAACGGTCGGGTCGGCAGCAGCTACCCCACCAACATCCGGGTCGGCACGGTCCGGGCGCGGGGCGGGGGCCGGGGCGTCTTCTGCGTCTCCGAGTCCGGCGGCGCGACCATCGACCGGGTGGACATCGCCAACACCGGCAACAACGCGATCCTGATCGAGAACTGCTACGGCGTGAACGTCGCGGCGAACGGCGGCACGATCAGCGGCGGTGGTGAGATCCGACTCGCCGAACGCAGCGAGTTCCCCGGCAACCGGGACATCACCCTGCGGAACTTCACCCTGGTCAACAGCCGGATCACCGAGAACCCCTGCGCCGACAACCTGACCATCAGCAACGTGACCCTGTCCAACTCCACGATCAACCGGTGCTGA
- a CDS encoding glycosyltransferase family 4 protein, with protein sequence MSTREPQYDLTVALTYYTPYMSGVTHTAQTVAEGMAARGWRVAVVTSQHDPATPRRERLNGVDVHRAPVLGQITRAQISPAYPLLAGRLARRSSLLYLNLPMAEGSVVARLAGRTPVVSMLHIDLYLPPGRLNRVAVAASDVTSRSALRRSTAVLAYSDDQAHHSKFWPLMREKIYRPIPSPCLDRRGGQPRYRHGDGLHVGFLGRIVEDKGIVYLVRAFRRIADPRARLLIGGNYKTVMGGDDLAAIRAEIGADSRIQVLGELRGQEIDDFYASIDVFALPSVAESFGIVQAEAMMCGVPSVTTDLPGGRYPVLATQFGRVVPPRDPEALERAIREMADAPADWRESKAREARKLFGAERSLDAHEEVFTLVRDGATRPAP encoded by the coding sequence ATGTCGACCAGGGAACCGCAGTACGACCTCACGGTCGCGCTGACCTACTACACGCCGTACATGAGCGGTGTGACCCACACCGCGCAGACCGTCGCCGAGGGGATGGCCGCACGCGGCTGGCGGGTGGCGGTGGTGACCAGTCAGCACGACCCGGCCACGCCCCGCCGGGAGCGGCTCAACGGTGTCGACGTGCACCGGGCCCCGGTGCTGGGGCAGATCACCCGGGCCCAGATCAGTCCGGCGTACCCGCTGCTGGCGGGTCGGCTGGCCCGCCGCTCCTCGCTGCTCTACCTGAACCTGCCGATGGCGGAGGGCTCGGTGGTGGCCCGGCTGGCCGGGCGGACCCCGGTCGTCAGCATGCTCCACATCGACCTGTACCTGCCGCCCGGCCGGCTGAACCGGGTGGCGGTGGCCGCCTCCGACGTCACCTCCCGGTCGGCCCTGCGCCGGTCCACCGCGGTCCTCGCGTACAGCGACGACCAGGCCCATCACTCGAAGTTCTGGCCGCTGATGCGGGAGAAGATCTACCGGCCGATCCCGTCCCCCTGTCTGGACCGGCGGGGCGGCCAACCGCGCTACCGCCACGGCGACGGCCTGCACGTCGGGTTCCTCGGCCGGATCGTGGAGGACAAGGGGATCGTCTACCTCGTCCGGGCCTTCCGGCGGATCGCCGACCCACGGGCCCGCCTGCTGATCGGCGGGAACTACAAGACCGTGATGGGCGGGGACGACCTGGCCGCCATCCGGGCCGAGATCGGCGCGGACAGCCGGATCCAGGTGCTCGGCGAGCTACGCGGGCAGGAGATCGACGACTTCTACGCCTCGATCGACGTGTTCGCGCTGCCCTCGGTCGCCGAGTCGTTCGGCATCGTGCAGGCCGAGGCGATGATGTGCGGCGTGCCGTCGGTGACCACCGACCTGCCCGGTGGGCGCTACCCGGTGCTGGCGACCCAGTTCGGCCGGGTGGTGCCGCCGCGTGACCCGGAGGCGCTGGAACGGGCGATCCGGGAGATGGCCGACGCCCCGGCGGACTGGCGGGAGAGCAAGGCCCGCGAGGCGCGGAAACTGTTCGGGGCCGAGCGGAGCCTGGACGCGCACGAGGAGGTGTTCACCCTGGTCAGGGACGGTGCCACCCGCCCCGCACCGTGA
- a CDS encoding cellulase family glycosylhydrolase has translation MTGIRGTLRRTRWRIGAAAGVVTALATGFALATTGTAQAAAGCQVTYAVGGQWQGGFSANVTVKNLGDAVNGWRLTWTFPSGQRVTQAWNATVTASGADVTATDVGYNAVIATNATASFGFNGSWSGTNTAPTSFALNGVACTGATAPPPTTPPPTTPPPATDAMTAVAAMQPGWNLGNSLDAVGPDETAWGNPRITPELLDNVRAQGFKSIRIPVTWSAHTGGAPNHTIAAAYLNRVKEVVDWALADGFYVMINIHHDSWQWINTMPTDRAGVLTKYNAIWTQLATTFRGSSPKLVFESVNEPQFTGSSGDAQNATLLNELNTSFHRIVRASGGNNANRLLVLPTLHTSSEQARLDELRSTFTALNDPFLIATVHFYGYWPFSVNVAGGTRFDATVQKDLTDSFDRVHDTFVARGIPVIIGEYGLLGFDRHTGTIQQGEKLKFFEFLGHYARSKKLTTMLWDNGQHFHRTGFTWQDPELFGQIKSSWTTRSGTASADQVFSARASAITSKTLTLNLNGTSFVGLRQGSTDLVRGTDYMVSGDQLTLTAAALTRLHGNRAYGVNATLHARFSAGVPWRINVVTYDRPVLADATGTTGAFALPAQFRGDQLATMEAKYADGSNAGPHNWTSYKEFDVTFAPDYAGNRIVLKPEFFAEVNDGAPVTLTFHFWSGERVTYRVARSGGTVTGTAG, from the coding sequence ATGACCGGTATTCGCGGCACCCTACGACGAACACGATGGCGGATCGGCGCGGCAGCCGGCGTGGTCACCGCCCTGGCCACCGGCTTCGCCCTGGCGACGACCGGCACGGCCCAGGCCGCCGCCGGCTGCCAGGTGACCTACGCCGTCGGCGGCCAGTGGCAGGGCGGCTTCAGCGCCAACGTCACCGTCAAGAACCTCGGCGACGCCGTCAACGGCTGGCGACTGACCTGGACCTTCCCCTCCGGGCAGCGGGTGACGCAGGCGTGGAACGCCACCGTCACCGCCTCGGGGGCGGACGTCACCGCCACCGACGTCGGCTACAACGCGGTCATCGCCACCAACGCCACCGCCTCCTTCGGCTTCAACGGCTCGTGGTCCGGCACCAACACCGCGCCGACGTCGTTCGCCCTGAACGGCGTGGCCTGCACCGGCGCCACCGCCCCGCCCCCGACCACGCCACCGCCCACCACCCCGCCGCCGGCCACCGACGCGATGACCGCCGTCGCGGCGATGCAGCCCGGCTGGAACCTCGGCAACTCCCTCGACGCGGTCGGCCCGGACGAGACCGCCTGGGGCAACCCGCGGATCACCCCCGAGCTGCTCGACAACGTCCGCGCCCAGGGCTTCAAGAGCATCCGCATCCCGGTCACCTGGAGCGCGCACACCGGCGGCGCGCCGAACCACACCATCGCCGCCGCCTACCTGAACCGGGTGAAGGAGGTCGTCGACTGGGCGCTCGCCGACGGCTTCTACGTGATGATCAACATTCATCACGACTCCTGGCAGTGGATCAACACCATGCCCACCGACCGGGCCGGGGTGCTGACCAAGTACAACGCGATCTGGACCCAGCTGGCGACCACGTTCCGTGGTTCCTCGCCGAAGCTGGTCTTCGAGAGCGTGAACGAGCCGCAGTTCACCGGCAGCTCCGGCGATGCCCAGAACGCCACCCTGCTCAACGAGCTGAACACCTCGTTCCACCGCATCGTCCGGGCCTCCGGTGGCAACAACGCCAACCGGCTGCTGGTGCTGCCCACCCTGCACACCTCGTCCGAGCAGGCCCGCCTCGACGAGCTGCGCAGCACCTTCACCGCGCTGAACGACCCGTTCCTGATCGCCACCGTGCACTTCTACGGCTACTGGCCGTTCAGCGTGAACGTCGCGGGGGGCACCCGGTTCGACGCCACCGTGCAGAAGGACCTGACCGACTCCTTCGACCGGGTGCACGACACCTTCGTCGCCCGGGGCATCCCGGTGATCATCGGTGAGTACGGCCTGCTCGGCTTCGACCGGCACACCGGCACGATCCAGCAGGGCGAGAAGCTCAAGTTCTTCGAGTTCCTCGGCCACTACGCCCGGAGCAAGAAGCTGACCACCATGCTCTGGGACAACGGTCAGCACTTCCACCGGACCGGCTTCACCTGGCAGGACCCGGAGCTGTTCGGGCAGATCAAGTCGAGCTGGACCACCCGCTCCGGCACCGCCTCCGCCGACCAGGTGTTCAGTGCCCGGGCCAGCGCGATCACGAGCAAGACCCTGACGCTGAACCTGAACGGCACCTCGTTCGTCGGGCTCCGGCAGGGCTCCACCGACCTGGTCCGGGGCACCGACTACATGGTCAGCGGCGACCAGCTCACCCTCACCGCCGCCGCGCTCACCCGGCTGCACGGCAACCGGGCGTACGGGGTGAACGCCACCCTGCACGCGCGCTTCTCGGCCGGGGTCCCGTGGCGGATCAACGTGGTCACCTACGACCGCCCGGTGCTCGCCGACGCCACCGGTACGACGGGCGCGTTCGCGCTGCCCGCCCAGTTCCGGGGCGACCAGCTCGCCACGATGGAGGCGAAGTACGCCGACGGTAGCAACGCCGGCCCGCACAACTGGACGTCGTACAAGGAGTTCGACGTCACCTTCGCCCCTGACTACGCGGGGAACCGGATCGTCCTGAAGCCGGAGTTCTTCGCCGAGGTGAACGACGGCGCGCCGGTGACCCTGACCTTCCACTTCTGGAGCGGGGAACGGGTGACCTACCGGGTCGCCAGGTCCGGCGGCACGGTCACCGGCACCGCCGGCTGA
- a CDS encoding helix-turn-helix transcriptional regulator: MRKRPDVRAWSPSVGGITEVLHARFTDHIYPMHLHDTWALLIVDDGAVRYDLDGREHDAFRPVVTLLPPHVPHNGAPMTPHGFRKRVLYLDSSHLDDRLVGPAVARPRLVDPLLWRRIDQLHDLLTESGDDLAAESHLALVTERLRAHLDRREAPPPGAPPDPRIAHRLRDLLEERVVEGVSLREASLALHVNATYLVRAFSREYGIGPHQYVISRRVDLARRLLRDGLPAGQAAAAVGFYDQSHLNRHFKRILGFSPGRYGPGSRPPTRPRRGPAPVPPPAGRGGRTVPPPPAARRPA; the protein is encoded by the coding sequence GTGCGGAAGCGTCCGGATGTGCGCGCGTGGTCGCCCTCCGTCGGTGGGATCACGGAGGTCCTGCACGCCCGTTTCACCGACCACATCTACCCGATGCACCTGCACGACACGTGGGCGCTGCTGATCGTCGACGACGGGGCCGTCCGGTACGACCTCGACGGCCGGGAACACGACGCGTTCCGGCCGGTCGTGACCCTGCTGCCGCCACACGTGCCACACAACGGCGCTCCGATGACCCCGCACGGGTTCCGCAAACGGGTGCTCTACCTCGACTCGTCGCACCTCGACGACCGGTTGGTCGGTCCGGCCGTGGCGCGGCCCCGGCTGGTCGACCCGCTGCTCTGGCGGCGGATCGACCAGCTACACGACCTGCTCACGGAATCGGGCGACGACCTGGCGGCGGAGAGCCACCTCGCCCTCGTGACGGAGCGGCTGCGGGCGCACCTGGATCGGCGGGAGGCACCGCCACCCGGCGCCCCGCCCGACCCCCGCATCGCACACCGCCTCCGTGACCTGCTCGAGGAGCGGGTCGTCGAGGGGGTCAGCCTGCGCGAGGCGTCGCTGGCCCTGCACGTCAACGCCACCTACCTGGTCCGGGCGTTCTCCCGCGAGTACGGCATCGGGCCGCACCAGTACGTGATCTCCCGTCGGGTCGACCTGGCCCGACGTCTGCTGCGCGACGGCCTCCCCGCCGGGCAGGCGGCAGCCGCGGTGGGCTTCTACGACCAGTCGCACCTGAACCGTCACTTCAAGCGGATCCTTGGTTTCAGCCCTGGCCGGTACGGTCCCGGCTCTCGTCCTCCGACGCGACCCCGGCGCGGTCCGGCACCTGTTCCGCCGCCGGCGGGTCGCGGCGGACGAACTGTCCCCCCACCGCCAGCAGCGCGCCGACCAGCATGA